The DNA region ttatgaccCAAAAACCTTTATTAATATTTTTATTCAACACaattgatttaatttttgcAATATTTCCGTAGAAGTCTAACATGTCAGCttacatgcaaaaatgtcatgTGGGATAATCGGAGTGCATCTCGGTAAGAACATGATTTCCCGGTCTTCACATCTCTAATATCATGATAATTTATCATACGTAACAATATCCTACAATTGTTTGATCATGATGTGCAGCGACAGGGTTGTGTATGTATATAGTTAACCAGCAGCTGAGTATAAAACTGCAGTGTATAAACGCTACTCTAGCCGGATTCACACACACCGACACGAACGCGTCGCGTGCAGGATCCAGGAACGCGTGTTGCGGTCGCTCCCCTGGCCGCGCCCGCCCGGCCCAGTGGGTGAGGGTCGCCGATGCAGTTAACAAGCAGCATGCATGCAGCAACATGCAGCATAGCCGGTCGTTAATAGCCATGGGTTGGTGCGAATTTCAGAGACttcaaccccaagcaccttctgatctggagattctcccgcccgaaacccctagcaaacgggagactccaagttgatgtgtgcgaagttcCTAGGTCCGgattctagatgttctctggtgctatctaaggcttattttttcaacatacgatagaaataagtaagaaatcctttccaccgggagacacagagccagggcggcagaaatcaaatctcaaacgggagaatgGGAGATTgcgcaaaaatgggctttcggcgggagatctcccgtcgaaaacgggagagttggagtctctggaatTTGCATAAGTTTTACAGTTAGATCGATCAGATGCCGTGTGCCCGCCGATTCTGTTGAGCGACAGGACGACAGAAAAGCCAAGCATGTATACCATAGGGGCCATCATCCATGTAGACCCTCTAGTTGGTAGGCCTAGAGGTCTATGTAATTTAAATGTTTTTGCTTGCCTTGTATATACATACCGATACCACTACACTCACTCACTAGAAATAGAATCTCTGGGTAACCGCAACAGAGACCCCAACACTATTCTGTGAAACACAGCTTGAATGCCGAACGcgaactgtgtacaaggagtgCCCCGGGGTTACCCCCAACGCGTAAATTTACGTGTCGTTACTGGTTACACTATATGTGATGTCCTAAATTGATTCTACTGAATTGAAAACATGCGGAAACGGCAAAATCCATCTTCAGATCTTAATCTTACTCAGCAGAGTGCAAAGTAAAGATTACTCACAcagtcacacaaaaatattcactttttgttttgtttttgttttttctgagtGAGAAAATGTTTACCTATTAATATTCCAGTGGGCAGTACATGTCTGTCTATCTTAAATTTAGGCCCTTGGTGTCAGTGTAGAAGTTGCTTCTGAAGGCTGCTTGTGGCATCCGTCTATCTGTGTGGTATTTGTAATGGCGTATTTTCAAAGCTAGACACATGTGGGACTAACCATAATATCTGTTTCCTTTAATTTAACAATGATTGCAGGTGCTGGATACCATTCTCCAGACCGACAAGAAGAGTATCGAGGGGCCATCAACAAAGCATGTCAGGAGGTGATCGCATCAGCGATAATTCTTAGACATACCGGTATCCTCTCATTAAGAAAAACTTACATGTGTTGAGTGTTCATAACTATGATGGCATCAGTAGACAGTGATGATATCCATCTGGATGTTAGCATTCAACCATTTGGCAATGGTTTCTGATGCCAAAAATAAACATTCTTTACGTTCTTTTATTGAAACCATCAGagtattctaaaaaaaaaaagaagactagaaaaatggaaatattttcTATCTACATTAATTTTGGATTATgatattttcctttcatatatAAGTGTGACAGAAGAGTGAAATTTTAtgctaattttgtttttattttcttaaaaacTCAGGGAGCCAATTATGGAAAGGAAGGTGGACTGAATTGATGGTTACAAAGAAGTCTATCATaagagtactttttttttttttttaatcttaagaAGTGGAACAATGTAAagttttctgaaaatgtcatgttttacCATCGTACACAAAATGAGACCAATTAATTATTGTTATCTTTTATTCATGAAGTGGTAAAATATTTTACCATTTCTCAAACTGTATTAGATCATGTTGGCCATTTGACCCTGATGTACAGCTGTAACATAACTAGTGCTGCTGACTTACTTTGTTTAAATTAGACAGTGGCTGCTGACTTACTTTGTTTGAATTAGACAGTGATTATTAGACTTGTGCTTGAATTTTCAGGCTATATCTTTGCTCAAATCTGGTGGGAGTGCAGTTGATGCCGTCAGTGTAGGAGTTGCAGCTCTTGAGGTAATGAAAATTTTATGCTGTTGTAAATGCCAAAAACTCTAACAAAGCCTAAAACATTAAATTGCATATGGGAGGAAATGGGCAATTGATGCATAGATTTATGTACCGCTTTGAATGCAGGAAACATTATTATGGCAATCATATCAGCCATGATGCTAACACACTGATCATGATGgcatattatgcatgtaaaATAGACTCGGTCACTGGTATTGAAACATGTTTTGAAACTTCATGAGATTTGATCAAATTCAAGTTCAATGTCATTGTGTTGTTCCAAATCACATATAAAACAACTACAGCAAAACTGGACATTATCAGTAAATTGTTGGATGTCTCCATATGAGATAACATgccacattttttatttttatttttttgtttctctccgtaaaatcatatgaaggacTGTCATTGCACCAATGCCGGCATTGGCTCAAACCTAACACTTGATGGCAGCATTGAATGTGATGCTGGTCTGATGGATGGAAATTCCATGCATTTTGGAGCTGTTGGTGCTCTGTCAGGTAAGTCTTGGATTTGTTGGCTCGTCATTCAAGTAATTATTGTGCATAATAAGAGACCAAACGTTTTTAGTTTGTGTATGGTATGTATAATGCAATTTTCTGCTACATTAATGACTGTCCCATCGTTAATTCTAAATGGATTGTAAAGAGATTAGATTTGGAGACTAGGAATCCTGATATTCCATCTACAAAGTACAAAAATTAAAGCTCTCTGGCCACAGCCATCTTTAACTTAAAACCCTTCCTTGCTACAATGCCATATTATCCAAAACAGAAGTGCTAAGACAACTGATTACTTTCTCTACTTTTATGTAAGTCTTGTGTATATTGTGTACTTCTTTAACatattataacaaacatggaATGGATTGTGCTATTTCGTGTGCATAATAAAGAAGATGAATGAACGTTCCGCTACTGATTAATTGTGACCTTAACTCCTGTAAAGGTATAAAGAATCCTGTCAAGGTGGCTCATACCATGGTGCGTGAACAACAGAAAGGACTCCTCTCCTGTGGTCGCATTCCTCCCTGGTGAGTGACTTGGAGTGCCTTCATTTGTCCGTGATGTGTGTAGTCAGGGCTTGTTTTATCATTTGCTCAgctgcatatacattgtatgttaccATTATCTGTGAATATTTGTCAATTCTAGAAGGTGTCAACAGTTAGTAGTTAGAAGCTGTCTTAGATTTTCTGTTCCACAGGTGTTTTTATAGATATCCATGTGTTAGcaaattattaattttttatcatattgttgttgttgggttttttttttttttttggcgaggGAATTTTATTTACTTGTTCAGTTGTAGCTTACCTGAGCCAAATGGCTCAAGTTAGAGATTGCCATCATTCACTCTTCAGTGGGCCTAAACTTTTTCACATATTCATATTCTTAAAAACTTGGCGGCTAGATGTTGACCAAACTTTGCTAGAATCATTATTTAGGAAGTGGATTCATAGTTTATACAAGTGATGGTGGAGCCCCCATAGGACCCTGTGGGTGGGGccaatactttaaaaaaaatcttcttgaaaactgtGGGCTGGATCATTACCAAACTTGCTAGGAATCATCAATTTGGGGAAAGACATTATAGTTTTTACAAAAGGTGGTGGTGCTCCAATGTGaacaatattcttctccatgCAGTGTGCTTGTTGGGAATGGTGCTCTACAGTGGGCCAATAATCATGGGTTCAGGGAGGTCAGCATGTCTTCACTTATCACACAGAGGGCGCTGTCTTCATACCGCAAACACAAGAGGCGTTTGGCTGAGGTCGCCTGTGAGGCTCAGAGTAATGGAGAAAATGTTGCAAAACAAGCAAGAGTAAGTATTCAGGAACTTggagaacaaaaaagaaaaaagaaaagaagagaccTAGATTGGATCTACCTTGGATATAAGCAGTGATGTCCACCTATTTACTTTTCATTCTTCAGAATATAAGAtgtaaagctttttttttttgcctatacAGGTATTTTGTCTGAAATGACCTAAAATGGTCAAGCATACAGTCAGACTGCCAGATAATGTGTAAAGACTAAAACATTCTTGACTTCCCAGTGTCCACTTGACATATGTTAATCAAATTCTGTGAAATTTTCTGTGGACAGTTATCAGTGAGATGTATAATGATTTAAAGTAAATTGTTCAGAACATGAACTGATAAAATGCATATTCATCATTGAgtgtttctttttctatgtcAGTAAGTATTGTggtcttctttgttttttaatcaaggAAATGACCAATCTATTTCTTTCATCATGTACTTGACTActttcctgtttttgttttgttttgttttgtttttgtttttagatgatGAGTATGAGTGAGGAGGCAATGCAAGACACTGTTGGAGCTGTATGCATGGACAGTTATGGTCATACAGCCAGTGCAGTGTCTAGTGGTGGAATAGTGCTCAAACATCCAGGAAGAATTGGCCATGTAAGATTTATTGAACTACCAtgcatttgttttgattttagatATGTCTTCCTTACACAGGAGAAACCTCTCATACAAAGTTATACTTTTAGTTTAATGTTCTTGCTTGGATCATATTTTAGTTATGACTTCATAGCTGATATGTGCTCCTTTGATAAGAtaattttttttgcatgtttctttttttttcccagataATTGCGGTCATAAATAGTACCCTTTCAGAAACCAGTCAGTACATAAAACTACCCCTGTCATTAAAAATTTgtcaaattcagatatgttgagGAAAGTCAATGTGGGTTGTAGAATAAATGTGTTAAGCTGTGTAGCTTTCAATGACCTTGTTATATGAAAATCGATTTGTCACAAATGGCATGATGTGCGTGTGCCGTACTCAAATAACTATGTCAGACTGTCACTTCATAAACTGTACTGCCTGTATTACATTAATTTACCCTGAC from Diadema setosum chromosome 1, eeDiaSeto1, whole genome shotgun sequence includes:
- the LOC140246452 gene encoding threonine aspartase 1-like, whose protein sequence is MSCGIIGVHLGAGYHSPDRQEEYRGAINKACQEAISLLKSGGSAVDAVSVGVAALEDCHCTNAGIGSNLTLDGSIECDAGLMDGNSMHFGAVGALSGIKNPVKVAHTMVREQQKGLLSCGRIPPCVLVGNGALQWANNHGFREVSMSSLITQRALSSYRKHKRRLAEVACEAQSNGENVAKQARMMSMSEEAMQDTVGAVCMDSYGHTASAVSSGGIVLKHPGRIGHAVMFGCGCWAQSHRQSSVGVNAACSTSGCGEQLMRCCLAKACCQAVIDGDDPSAAVSSVFQKQFLKSPLLGDDSPRLGGALTLQCGDDTRKSELLWIHSTESMCVGYMDTGLTRPKMVISRLPKGAQAGKSFTLGGTVLCPGPPDPEPKPT